One window from the genome of Corynebacterium sp. SCR221107 encodes:
- a CDS encoding GntR family transcriptional regulator, with protein sequence MSPVVIEAPLYRQIASLVEDAIVSQELKAGQRAPSTNELARFHSINPATARKGLALLVAEGTLEPRRGIGMFVAKDAASKIQGRRREEFTQHFLVPLVDEAVRLELPRADIHELLDRVAESRGLYR encoded by the coding sequence GTGTCACCGGTAGTTATAGAAGCACCCTTGTATAGGCAGATCGCCTCCCTTGTTGAGGATGCGATTGTCAGTCAAGAACTGAAAGCTGGCCAACGGGCACCATCGACCAACGAGCTTGCTCGCTTCCATTCCATCAATCCCGCCACCGCGCGCAAAGGTCTAGCACTCCTTGTGGCCGAGGGGACCCTCGAACCGCGCCGAGGGATCGGAATGTTCGTGGCAAAAGATGCTGCATCCAAGATTCAGGGGCGCCGCCGCGAAGAATTTACGCAGCATTTTCTGGTGCCACTTGTCGATGAAGCCGTTCGATTGGAGCTTCCGCGTGCAGATATTCATGAGTTACTTGATCGGGTTGCTGAGTCGCGCGGGTTGTATCGATAG
- a CDS encoding NYN domain-containing protein produces the protein MLERTQIFVDTSYLLASFYNSWEIGARAQLEIDLPEVVATLGLMVTNQLGQPVHRQLWYDGIPDSGPHRYQRALRTCEGVQLRAGQLIEWGDRRTQKAVDTRLVADMVLAGVRRDFTDLVLVSGDADMIPGVQEAVNAGVRVHLYGFGWDSMSSALRHACDSTTILDPREDFAECMQLEVLEGPLPPVIRMPDNEGPQDNCEAKDSEESPAERAADLGSQRPADTSEPAGAPSPGVIKVAAEKPTLSDVNLSEDELISAARPVAPRPGEEALSAEDCTAERQQTAPSSVPKPGAHRTITVTSTREESLEVSVETETGDADPSASGQQPGETHSGEDSTEHAPAEQAKPTPPSKPTPNPSMMAPRRKLRSRYVPLPNEVWSSAGFQTPFDVGQQYAVWWYENAATSEQRDSAHLLSGGGLPPEIDRPLLQFACETLHEYTLTESQRVSLRDGFHSGIRGVLLSGR, from the coding sequence ATGCTTGAACGCACACAGATTTTTGTGGATACCAGTTATCTACTCGCTAGCTTTTACAACTCATGGGAGATTGGCGCCCGCGCGCAATTAGAAATTGACCTACCCGAGGTCGTGGCCACCTTGGGATTAATGGTCACCAACCAGCTCGGCCAGCCGGTACATCGTCAGCTTTGGTATGACGGCATTCCTGATTCTGGTCCGCACCGCTATCAGCGCGCGCTTCGCACCTGCGAGGGTGTGCAATTGCGTGCGGGTCAGCTTATTGAATGGGGGGATCGTCGTACGCAAAAGGCGGTCGACACCCGCCTCGTTGCGGACATGGTTCTTGCCGGTGTGCGCCGCGATTTCACCGATCTCGTTCTAGTCTCGGGCGATGCCGACATGATTCCTGGGGTGCAGGAGGCCGTCAACGCCGGCGTCCGGGTCCATCTTTATGGCTTCGGCTGGGATTCGATGTCTTCGGCGCTTCGTCACGCGTGCGATTCAACGACGATCCTGGATCCGCGCGAGGACTTTGCCGAATGCATGCAGCTTGAGGTACTCGAAGGCCCGCTGCCACCGGTTATTCGAATGCCGGACAACGAAGGCCCCCAAGACAATTGCGAAGCGAAGGATTCCGAAGAAAGCCCTGCAGAGCGAGCTGCGGATCTTGGTTCGCAGCGTCCGGCCGACACCAGCGAGCCGGCCGGGGCACCCAGCCCCGGCGTTATCAAGGTGGCCGCCGAAAAGCCTACGCTTTCCGACGTTAACCTGTCCGAAGACGAACTGATTTCTGCCGCCCGCCCGGTCGCACCGCGTCCTGGTGAGGAGGCATTGAGCGCGGAAGACTGCACGGCCGAGCGCCAACAAACCGCGCCTTCTTCGGTGCCGAAGCCGGGTGCACACCGCACCATCACGGTGACGTCGACGCGGGAAGAGTCCCTCGAGGTCTCCGTCGAGACCGAGACCGGTGATGCAGACCCCTCTGCTTCTGGTCAGCAACCAGGCGAAACCCATTCCGGCGAGGATTCCACGGAACACGCACCCGCCGAACAGGCCAAGCCGACACCACCGAGCAAGCCCACGCCCAACCCATCGATGATGGCTCCTCGGCGCAAACTCCGCTCACGCTATGTCCCGCTGCCCAACGAAGTGTGGTCATCTGCCGGTTTTCAGACACCTTTCGACGTCGGGCAGCAATATGCGGTGTGGTGGTATGAAAACGCCGCTACCAGTGAGCAGCGCGATTCCGCTCATCTTTTATCCGGTGGCGGCCTCCCGCCGGAGATCGATCGCCCGTTGCTGCAGTTTGCCTGCGAGACCCTTCACGAGTACACGCTTACCGAGAGTCAGCGCGTGAGCCTGCGCGACGGCTTCCACTCCGGCATCCGCGGGGTGCTGCTTAGCGGTCGCTAA
- a CDS encoding PspA/IM30 family protein produces MANPFTKGWKYLTASLDQKIDENADPLIQIKQAADAAKEQHAQIAQQASAVIGNRNQLEMKLNRLLEEQKSITDRTRQALQLADKANLEGDAAKAAEFGNAAEIYASQLVNVEQQLEETKTLHGQAVQAAKQASEQVKQSEARLAEHMAQIDQLTQQVQQTKMQETTNKAMNQMDALAPDDDVPTLDAVREKIERRYSNALGAQELTQHTMDGRMAEIEASGADFKAASRLEEIRAAMRNETAGGQALEGKKDAPALDKPADPDADEHVIEAQPVEEDKK; encoded by the coding sequence ATGGCAAACCCATTTACCAAAGGCTGGAAATATCTGACCGCTTCCCTTGATCAGAAGATCGATGAGAACGCGGATCCGCTCATCCAGATTAAGCAAGCAGCGGACGCCGCTAAAGAGCAGCATGCGCAGATTGCACAGCAGGCCTCGGCTGTGATCGGAAACCGCAACCAACTCGAGATGAAGCTCAATCGCCTTCTCGAGGAGCAAAAGAGTATTACCGACCGCACCCGCCAAGCCCTCCAGCTAGCCGACAAAGCCAACCTCGAGGGTGATGCCGCCAAGGCTGCCGAGTTCGGCAATGCCGCAGAGATCTATGCCAGCCAGCTGGTTAATGTCGAACAGCAGCTTGAAGAAACCAAGACTTTGCACGGCCAGGCTGTCCAGGCCGCGAAGCAGGCTAGCGAACAGGTCAAGCAATCCGAGGCCCGCCTGGCAGAGCATATGGCGCAGATCGACCAGCTGACCCAACAAGTCCAGCAGACCAAGATGCAAGAGACCACAAATAAGGCCATGAACCAGATGGACGCCCTCGCACCCGACGATGACGTCCCCACCCTCGATGCCGTTCGCGAAAAGATCGAGCGTCGCTATTCCAACGCGCTCGGTGCCCAAGAACTGACGCAGCACACAATGGATGGACGCATGGCCGAAATCGAAGCAAGCGGTGCAGACTTCAAGGCAGCCAGTCGCCTCGAGGAGATCCGTGCAGCGATGCGCAACGAGACCGCTGGCGGCCAGGCCCTCGAAGGTAAGAAGGACGCACCAGCCCTCGACAAGCCAGCCGATCCCGATGCCGACGAACATGTTATCGAGGCGCAGCCGGTCGAGGAAGACAAGAAGTAA
- the trxA gene encoding thioredoxin has translation MATIAVTEDTFENTVTQDGIVLVDAWASWCGPCRAFAPTFEKSSENHPDAVFAKLDTEANQGLAAALQIQSIPTLMAFRDGILVYREAGALPPAALEDLISQVKALDMDEVRAKVAEQNQA, from the coding sequence GTGGCAACCATTGCTGTTACAGAGGACACCTTTGAAAACACCGTGACCCAGGACGGCATCGTCCTCGTTGATGCCTGGGCATCGTGGTGCGGCCCGTGCCGCGCATTCGCACCGACCTTTGAGAAGTCCTCGGAAAACCACCCGGACGCGGTATTTGCAAAGTTGGACACCGAGGCAAATCAGGGTCTGGCTGCGGCATTGCAGATCCAGTCCATCCCTACTTTGATGGCCTTCCGCGATGGCATCCTCGTCTACCGCGAGGCCGGCGCCCTTCCCCCGGCGGCACTTGAGGATCTGATTTCCCAGGTCAAGGCCCTGGATATGGATGAGGTTCGCGCGAAGGTTGCTGAGCAGAACCAGGCATAA
- a CDS encoding heavy-metal-associated domain-containing protein → MTKNYYVEGMTCEHCVAAVTEELENVAGAQGVEVDLASGRVTVTGEDFSDADVAAAVAEAGYALKE, encoded by the coding sequence ATGACCAAGAATTACTACGTGGAGGGCATGACCTGCGAACACTGTGTCGCAGCTGTTACTGAGGAGCTGGAAAACGTCGCTGGCGCCCAGGGTGTAGAGGTCGATCTTGCCAGTGGCCGCGTTACCGTCACCGGCGAGGACTTCTCCGATGCTGATGTCGCGGCAGCCGTCGCGGAGGCCGGATACGCGCTCAAAGAGTGA
- a CDS encoding MFS transporter, translating into MAALAKHWGLTATDTSWLASVGFIGMAIGATFGGLLADRFGRRRIFALTLLTYGIATGASALSTGLAMLIVLRFIVGLGLGAELPVASTLISEFAPVKVRGRMVVALEAFWALGWIAAAAIGAFVVSASDNGWRWALALGCVPALYALYVRLGLPESVRFLESRGRLAEAEQVVRSFEEQVPVEELKRIRAQANGLDKSAPVSVGKHDDSEAETATSIWAPALRGRTAALWTVWFCINLSYYGAFIWIPSLLVQDGFSLVKSFQFTLIITLAQLPGYAAAAWLIEVWGRRTTLAVFLAGSAIAAGLYGFVDTTAMIIVAGCLLSFFNLGAWGALYAIGPELYPTKVRGAGTGAAAGFGRIASIIAPLIVPLIIGAAGRNALFLLFGAAFVIAAIAAWTLPEQKGKVLH; encoded by the coding sequence ATGGCTGCCTTAGCCAAGCACTGGGGACTAACCGCCACCGATACCTCCTGGCTAGCCTCAGTCGGTTTCATCGGCATGGCCATCGGCGCGACGTTCGGCGGCCTGCTTGCTGATCGCTTCGGCCGCCGCCGCATCTTCGCCCTCACCTTGTTGACCTACGGCATCGCAACTGGTGCTTCGGCCCTATCGACGGGCCTAGCGATGCTTATCGTCTTAAGGTTTATCGTGGGCTTGGGGCTCGGTGCTGAGCTCCCCGTTGCCTCAACTCTGATCTCTGAATTCGCTCCGGTTAAAGTACGCGGCCGCATGGTCGTGGCATTGGAGGCTTTTTGGGCACTGGGCTGGATTGCGGCCGCTGCCATCGGCGCCTTCGTGGTCTCTGCCAGCGACAACGGCTGGCGCTGGGCCTTAGCGCTAGGTTGCGTGCCTGCGCTGTATGCCCTCTACGTGCGCCTGGGCTTGCCGGAATCCGTGCGCTTTCTGGAATCCCGCGGCAGGCTCGCCGAGGCCGAGCAGGTCGTACGTTCTTTCGAGGAACAGGTCCCCGTAGAAGAACTGAAACGCATCCGCGCGCAGGCAAACGGCCTAGACAAGAGCGCGCCTGTGAGCGTCGGGAAGCACGATGACTCAGAGGCGGAAACCGCGACCTCGATCTGGGCACCCGCGCTGCGCGGACGCACCGCCGCACTGTGGACGGTTTGGTTTTGCATCAACCTCAGCTACTACGGCGCCTTCATCTGGATCCCTTCCCTGCTCGTGCAAGACGGCTTCAGCCTCGTCAAATCCTTCCAATTCACCCTCATCATCACTTTGGCGCAGCTGCCCGGTTACGCAGCGGCGGCGTGGCTCATTGAGGTGTGGGGAAGGCGCACAACGCTGGCGGTGTTTTTGGCTGGCTCCGCGATCGCCGCGGGTCTTTACGGCTTCGTCGACACCACGGCGATGATCATCGTCGCCGGATGCTTGCTCAGCTTCTTCAACTTAGGCGCCTGGGGTGCGCTGTATGCCATCGGACCGGAGCTGTATCCCACCAAGGTGCGCGGGGCCGGCACCGGGGCGGCTGCGGGATTCGGACGCATCGCCTCGATCATCGCCCCGCTCATCGTGCCGCTGATCATCGGCGCCGCCGGCCGCAACGCCTTGTTCCTACTCTTCGGCGCGGCCTTCGTCATCGCTGCGATTGCTGCCTGGACCTTGCCGGAGCAAAAGGGCAAGGTCTTGCACTAG
- the dnaB gene encoding replicative DNA helicase, with protein sequence MSAGLDGASNASFDDDFVPPIVNDEPPVPDDLDYPPDFGTELTPAFAQSRPRQQWRGGDRKRGGANRNANLNPFGEFRQPPHDNEAEQGVLGAMLMSPSTVVDIIELLSPEDFYRPAHVLIYQAIIDLFADNKEIDAVIVAARLDRNNDLERAGGAPYLHTLISSVPTAANARYYAEIVAEKALLRKLVDAGTRVVQLGYEGTEGAEIDAVIDMAQQQVFDIAKKSKTEDYSVLMDLLQPTMDELDEITTNGGLAMGIPTGFIDLDNLTNGLHGGQMIIVAARPGVGKSTLALDFVRSCSIKHGKTAVVFSLEMSKSEIVMRLLSAETEVKLSDMRAGRLNDEAWAKLATRVGQIENAPLFIDDSANLTMMEIRSKARQLKQKHDLQMIVIDYLQLMSSGKRVESRQQEVSEFSRQLKLLAKELDVPLIAISQLNRGPESRTDKRPQIADLRESGSLEQDADMVMLLYRPDSQDKDNERAGEADIILAKHRGGPIDTVQVAHQLHYSRFVDMARG encoded by the coding sequence GTGTCCGCAGGTTTAGATGGCGCAAGCAATGCAAGCTTTGACGATGACTTCGTACCACCAATCGTCAATGATGAGCCCCCAGTGCCCGATGATTTGGACTACCCACCGGATTTTGGCACTGAGCTCACCCCGGCGTTTGCCCAATCGCGTCCGCGTCAACAGTGGCGGGGCGGGGATCGCAAGCGCGGTGGCGCCAACCGGAATGCCAATCTCAATCCTTTCGGCGAGTTTCGTCAGCCACCGCATGATAATGAGGCTGAGCAGGGCGTGTTGGGTGCTATGCTCATGTCCCCGTCCACGGTGGTCGACATCATCGAGCTGCTCAGCCCCGAGGACTTCTACCGTCCGGCGCATGTGCTGATCTATCAGGCCATCATTGACCTGTTTGCGGATAACAAGGAGATCGACGCGGTGATCGTCGCCGCGCGCCTCGATCGCAATAACGATCTTGAGCGCGCTGGCGGTGCGCCGTATCTGCACACGCTTATCTCGAGCGTGCCGACAGCCGCTAACGCCCGCTATTATGCAGAAATCGTTGCCGAAAAGGCGCTGCTGCGCAAGCTTGTCGACGCAGGCACTCGCGTCGTCCAGCTCGGCTATGAGGGAACCGAAGGCGCGGAGATCGACGCCGTGATCGACATGGCGCAGCAACAGGTCTTCGATATCGCCAAGAAGTCAAAGACGGAAGACTATTCCGTGCTCATGGATCTGCTGCAGCCGACGATGGATGAGCTCGATGAGATCACCACCAACGGTGGCCTGGCGATGGGTATTCCAACCGGCTTCATCGACTTGGATAACTTGACCAACGGCCTGCACGGCGGTCAGATGATCATCGTGGCCGCCCGACCCGGCGTGGGCAAGTCCACCCTGGCTTTGGACTTTGTGCGGTCGTGCTCCATCAAGCACGGCAAGACCGCTGTCGTCTTCTCCTTGGAAATGTCGAAGTCAGAGATCGTCATGCGCCTGTTGTCCGCTGAGACCGAGGTCAAGCTCTCCGACATGCGCGCGGGCCGCCTCAACGATGAGGCATGGGCCAAGCTGGCCACGCGGGTGGGACAAATCGAAAACGCCCCGCTGTTTATTGACGACTCAGCCAACCTCACCATGATGGAGATTCGCTCGAAGGCTCGCCAGCTCAAGCAGAAGCATGATCTGCAGATGATCGTGATCGACTACCTGCAGCTGATGAGCTCAGGCAAGCGCGTGGAATCGCGCCAGCAGGAAGTCTCCGAGTTCTCCCGCCAGCTCAAGCTTTTGGCCAAGGAACTCGATGTCCCGCTGATTGCCATCTCGCAGCTCAACCGTGGTCCGGAATCCCGTACCGACAAGCGCCCGCAGATCGCCGACCTGCGTGAATCCGGCTCGCTGGAGCAGGACGCCGACATGGTCATGCTCTTGTACCGCCCTGACTCTCAGGACAAGGACAACGAGCGTGCCGGTGAGGCGGACATTATCCTAGCCAAGCACCGCGGCGGACCCATCGACACCGTGCAGGTGGCACACCAGTTGCACTACTCGCGCTTCGTGGACATGGCTCGCGGCTAG